In Nitrospirota bacterium, the following are encoded in one genomic region:
- a CDS encoding citrate/2-methylcitrate synthase, with the protein MGEAEKTVTRHASPITAYSPGLEGVPAGETELCLVDEGEIGLRYRGYAIGDLAEQASFEEVAYLLLLGKLPTRKELDDFSAQLRQAWPLPGPVEAFIGVVPPDAHPMDVLRTGVSLLGMTDPDRADGSHEANVRKSIRLLAQTPMIVATAHRLAQGKKPAQPRSDLGFAENLLYLLTDRRDEDHDRAMARVLDVSLILYAEHEFNASTFAARVTASTLTDLHAAVTAAVGTLKGPLHGGANEAVAAMLLEIKSRDRVERWLKETLAAKRRVMGFGHRVLKKGDPRSLIIRRHAEALSRTCGDTRWYEIAAILDRLVQQEKGLYPNLDFYTAVAYLLMGIPRDLYTPVFVCSRMAGWCAHVVEQQDHNRLIRPRALYTGPPPQAYVPLDRRA; encoded by the coding sequence ATGGGCGAGGCTGAGAAAACCGTCACGCGCCACGCGTCACCCATCACGGCCTATAGCCCCGGCCTGGAGGGCGTGCCGGCCGGAGAGACGGAGCTCTGCCTCGTGGACGAGGGCGAGATCGGCCTTCGCTACCGGGGCTATGCGATCGGCGATCTGGCCGAGCAGGCCTCCTTCGAAGAGGTCGCCTACCTGCTGCTGCTCGGCAAACTCCCGACCAGGAAAGAGCTGGACGACTTCTCCGCCCAGCTCCGGCAGGCCTGGCCGCTTCCCGGGCCGGTCGAGGCCTTCATCGGCGTCGTGCCCCCGGACGCGCACCCGATGGACGTTCTACGGACCGGCGTGTCGCTGCTCGGCATGACCGACCCGGACCGGGCCGACGGCTCCCACGAGGCCAACGTCCGCAAGTCCATCCGTTTGCTGGCCCAGACGCCGATGATCGTCGCCACCGCCCACCGGCTCGCGCAGGGGAAGAAGCCGGCCCAGCCTCGGAGCGACCTCGGTTTCGCGGAAAACCTCCTCTACCTGTTGACCGATCGCCGTGACGAGGACCACGACCGGGCCATGGCGCGCGTCCTGGACGTCTCGCTCATCCTCTACGCCGAGCACGAGTTCAACGCCTCGACCTTCGCCGCGCGCGTCACGGCCTCGACCCTCACCGACCTGCACGCGGCGGTCACCGCGGCCGTCGGCACGCTCAAGGGGCCGCTCCACGGGGGCGCCAACGAAGCCGTGGCGGCCATGCTGCTGGAGATCAAGTCGCGGGACCGGGTGGAGCGCTGGCTCAAGGAGACGCTGGCCGCCAAACGGCGGGTGATGGGGTTCGGGCACCGCGTGCTCAAGAAGGGCGACCCGCGCTCGCTCATCATCCGGCGCCACGCGGAGGCGCTCAGCCGGACCTGCGGCGACACCCGCTGGTACGAGATCGCCGCGATCCTGGACCGGCTCGTGCAGCAGGAGAAGGGCCTCTATCCCAACCTGGACTTCTACACGGCCGTGGCCTACCTGCTCATGGGCATCCCGCGCGACCTCTACACGCCGGTCTTCGTCTGCTCCCGCATGGCCGGCTGGTGCGCCCACGTCGTCGAGCAGCAGGACCACAACCGGCTGATCCGGCCCAGGGCCCTCTACACGGGGCCGCCGCCGCAAGCCTATGTCCCCCTCGACCGACGCGCGTGA
- a CDS encoding class I adenylate-forming enzyme family protein gives MSPSTDAREPIRLARCMGGAPFSLPWPSFAEFFLSRVRDPLLRDRPFLTYCDDDRSVTRRYGYAEFGERVTRAASFLRDELGLRRGDRLATVLFNHDQTVLLYFAAWTIGVAVVPINVEEPTEKKRYILEHSEAKAAFCWRDYRDEVAGLASQIPSLRTVVAVDDEGLAHPASPRPRVAASDRGTGGLGDAGAGASRLEDEALIVYTSGTTGPPKGVILTAENLLVDADGIADWHGFGREDRLMCVLPIHHVNGTVVTLVTPFYCRGGVVLTRRFKTGLFWRRLHEERVTCVSVVPTLLEFLLEAGEDLAPYRLDRFRGFICGAGPLLKDTATRFEDRFPFPIRHGYGLSETTCYSCFLPNDLTPEEHRRWLADYEFPSIGVPIKHNEMAILDDQGKEAPEGTRGEICIRGRTVCAGYFKRPDANEAAFRWGWFRSGDEGFSVRDRLGRPFFFITGRIKELIIRGGVNISPLEIDDVLKGHPAVQFAMAVPFENRFYGEEVAAYVVPREGRTATEADLLAYCRDRLPFAKRPKVILFGWDVPYTATGKPKRLELKARLAEPLARYRDVQFKEQK, from the coding sequence ATGTCCCCCTCGACCGACGCGCGTGAGCCCATCCGGCTGGCCCGCTGCATGGGCGGCGCGCCGTTCAGCCTGCCCTGGCCGTCCTTCGCGGAGTTCTTCCTCTCCCGCGTCCGGGACCCGCTGCTGCGCGACCGGCCGTTCCTGACCTATTGCGACGACGACCGTTCCGTCACCCGCCGCTACGGCTACGCGGAGTTCGGAGAGCGCGTGACGAGGGCCGCCTCGTTCCTCCGCGACGAGCTGGGACTCAGGCGCGGCGACCGGCTCGCGACGGTCCTCTTCAACCACGACCAGACCGTTCTCCTCTACTTCGCCGCCTGGACGATCGGGGTCGCCGTCGTGCCGATCAACGTGGAGGAGCCCACAGAGAAGAAACGCTACATCCTGGAACATTCCGAGGCCAAGGCGGCCTTCTGCTGGCGGGACTATCGCGACGAAGTGGCCGGCCTCGCGTCGCAAATCCCGAGCCTGCGCACCGTGGTGGCCGTGGACGACGAGGGGTTGGCTCACCCCGCGTCGCCGCGTCCGCGCGTCGCCGCGTCCGACAGGGGGACAGGGGGACTGGGGGACGCGGGGGCCGGCGCCTCGCGCCTAGAGGACGAGGCGTTGATCGTCTACACCTCGGGCACGACCGGCCCGCCCAAGGGCGTGATCCTCACCGCCGAGAACCTCCTGGTCGACGCCGACGGCATCGCGGACTGGCACGGCTTCGGCCGGGAGGACCGGCTCATGTGCGTGCTGCCGATCCACCACGTGAACGGCACCGTGGTCACGCTGGTGACGCCTTTCTACTGTCGGGGCGGCGTGGTGCTCACCCGCCGGTTCAAGACCGGCCTCTTCTGGCGGAGGCTGCACGAGGAGCGGGTCACCTGCGTGAGCGTCGTGCCGACGTTGCTGGAATTCCTGCTGGAAGCCGGCGAGGATCTGGCCCCCTACCGGCTCGACCGGTTCCGGGGCTTCATCTGCGGCGCCGGCCCCCTGCTGAAGGACACGGCGACGCGCTTCGAGGACCGGTTCCCTTTCCCGATCCGGCACGGGTACGGGCTCTCGGAAACGACTTGCTACTCCTGTTTCCTGCCCAACGACCTGACGCCGGAGGAGCACCGGCGTTGGCTCGCCGATTACGAATTCCCCTCCATCGGGGTCCCGATCAAGCACAACGAGATGGCGATCCTGGACGACCAGGGCAAGGAGGCGCCGGAGGGCACGCGCGGCGAGATCTGCATCAGGGGCCGGACGGTCTGCGCCGGCTATTTCAAACGGCCGGACGCGAACGAGGCGGCCTTCCGATGGGGCTGGTTCCGCTCGGGCGACGAAGGGTTCTCCGTCCGGGACCGGTTGGGCCGGCCGTTCTTCTTCATCACCGGCCGGATCAAGGAGCTGATCATCCGCGGCGGGGTGAACATTTCCCCGCTGGAGATCGACGACGTGCTCAAGGGTCATCCGGCCGTCCAGTTCGCCATGGCCGTGCCGTTCGAGAACCGGTTCTACGGAGAGGAGGTGGCCGCCTACGTGGTTCCCCGCGAGGGCCGCACCGCCACCGAAGCGGACCTGCTCGCCTACTGCCGGGACCGTCTCCCCTTTGCCAAACGTCCCAAGGTCATCCTGTTCGGATGGGACGTACCCTACACGGCCACCGGCAAGCCCAAGCGGCTGGAGCTCAAGGCCCGTCTGGCCGAGCCGCTGGCCCGCTACCGCGACGTCCAATTCAAGGAGCAGAAATAA
- a CDS encoding transporter: protein MARRLPFLLLSLSPLLPLGAEPLSAQEPAREHVEEKEQNQEQDQTWQVSFSPNYSIGDYGQGSNTTIYYLPLSVQRLFRDGDITVVVPYIIVKGDCSVVLLSGVPNRTNQRCGAPDPVRGRHRKSPHVPDPVVTNSGLGDVVLRGRYYLVDGQDWVPTIAVTARIKFPTADADKGLGTGEFDEGFGLELTKTLGEKWVAFGDTGYTMIGKPQGIPLRNQWYYDVGLGYYVVKGLMVSAYYEWYRALLQGFQDPQDFLFAVSYSLTASWQVNLSTQIGLSDGSPAYALGFGIGYGF, encoded by the coding sequence TTGGCACGCCGGCTTCCGTTCCTCCTCCTGTCTCTTTCCCCTCTCTTGCCGCTGGGGGCGGAACCCCTGTCCGCCCAGGAGCCGGCGCGGGAGCACGTCGAGGAGAAGGAGCAGAACCAGGAACAGGACCAGACCTGGCAGGTCAGCTTCAGCCCCAACTATTCGATCGGCGACTACGGCCAGGGCTCCAACACCACGATCTACTACTTGCCCCTCAGCGTCCAGCGGCTCTTCCGCGACGGCGACATCACGGTGGTCGTGCCCTACATCATTGTGAAAGGGGACTGCTCCGTCGTCCTCCTGAGCGGCGTGCCCAACCGGACCAACCAGCGGTGCGGCGCACCCGATCCCGTCCGGGGCCGGCACCGCAAGAGCCCCCACGTCCCGGACCCGGTCGTCACGAACAGCGGCTTGGGCGACGTGGTGCTGCGCGGGCGCTACTACCTCGTGGACGGGCAGGACTGGGTTCCCACGATCGCCGTGACCGCGCGGATCAAGTTCCCGACGGCCGATGCGGACAAGGGGCTCGGCACCGGCGAGTTCGACGAGGGGTTCGGCCTGGAGCTGACGAAGACGCTGGGGGAGAAGTGGGTCGCGTTCGGCGACACGGGCTACACGATGATCGGCAAGCCCCAGGGGATCCCGCTGCGGAACCAGTGGTACTACGACGTGGGGCTGGGCTATTACGTGGTGAAGGGGCTGATGGTCAGCGCCTACTACGAGTGGTACCGGGCGCTGCTGCAGGGCTTCCAGGACCCGCAGGACTTCCTGTTCGCCGTGAGCTATTCGCTCACGGCGTCGTGGCAGGTCAACCTGTCCACGCAGATCGGCCTCTCGGACGGGTCGCCGGCCTATGCCCTGGGGTTCGGCATCGGCTATGGTTTTTAG